The following proteins are encoded in a genomic region of Sorangiineae bacterium MSr12523:
- a CDS encoding peptidase M14: MRFNHRTFKSTFCVAILTAIPGVLGACQPAQTPSSEVRTSASPAGRPQDLVAEAERSGFRRTARYEEVERLCPAFERAYPQRARCVSFGTTPEGRPMLAIVASSDGVLTQEQARAKHRPVILFQGGIHAGEIDGKDGGFWALRELLEDKLVPGALAKTTAVFVPVLNIDGHERFGPNHRPNQRGPEEMGFRTTAQNLNLNRDYLKVEAPEMKAILGFFEAWDPVVYVDLHTTDGAKFEQDVAVLVEPSAPSPGNLQVPANALADAIQARLTATGHLPVAFYPSFRKSDDPLSGFSKAPAPPRFSQAYTALRNRIGILVETHSWRPNAQRVRSVHDFLLGLFDQARADAAGWRKVADAADAAGARLGGTRVALTYKPSEASHTIEFRGYAYQKRASEISGATWLSYDESKPEIWRVPLFDTAEPALTVDAPAAGYVVPAAHAEWVGAKLRTHGLQYQVMTAARPHFSVGAFRAEEVTPGKSFEGHTPVTVKGSWKTEAQDLPKGSLFVPIAQPRARVLLHLFEPLAPDSLVAWGFFNGAFEQKEYMEDYVAEEEARKMIAANPSLKTEFDARLKDPKFAADPKARLDFFYQRHPSWDERMNLVPIYRVATSPM; encoded by the coding sequence ATGCGTTTCAATCACCGCACATTCAAGAGCACCTTTTGCGTAGCCATCCTCACAGCGATTCCCGGCGTCCTCGGTGCATGCCAGCCGGCGCAAACCCCTTCGAGCGAGGTGCGCACCTCGGCCTCGCCGGCAGGTCGCCCGCAGGATCTCGTCGCCGAGGCCGAGCGCAGCGGCTTCCGGCGCACCGCACGGTACGAGGAGGTCGAGCGATTGTGCCCAGCCTTCGAGCGCGCCTATCCGCAACGTGCGCGCTGCGTCAGTTTTGGCACGACCCCAGAGGGTCGGCCCATGCTGGCCATCGTGGCCTCGTCCGACGGGGTGCTGACCCAGGAACAAGCGCGCGCGAAGCACCGCCCGGTGATCCTGTTCCAGGGCGGGATTCACGCGGGGGAGATCGACGGCAAAGACGGCGGCTTCTGGGCCCTGCGCGAGCTGCTCGAGGACAAGCTGGTGCCCGGGGCGCTGGCGAAGACCACCGCCGTATTCGTGCCCGTGCTCAACATCGATGGACACGAGCGCTTCGGGCCGAACCACAGGCCGAACCAACGCGGCCCCGAGGAGATGGGATTTCGCACGACGGCGCAGAATCTCAATTTGAACCGCGACTACCTCAAGGTGGAAGCGCCCGAGATGAAAGCGATTCTCGGATTCTTCGAGGCGTGGGATCCCGTGGTGTACGTCGATTTGCACACGACGGACGGAGCCAAGTTCGAGCAAGACGTGGCGGTTCTCGTGGAGCCGTCGGCGCCGTCGCCAGGCAATTTGCAGGTACCTGCCAATGCATTGGCCGATGCGATCCAAGCGCGTCTCACCGCAACGGGGCACCTTCCGGTGGCGTTTTATCCTTCGTTTCGTAAGTCGGATGACCCTTTGTCCGGCTTTTCGAAGGCACCCGCCCCGCCCCGCTTTTCGCAAGCGTATACGGCATTGCGGAACCGCATTGGCATCCTGGTGGAGACGCATAGCTGGCGTCCGAACGCCCAGCGCGTGCGCTCCGTTCATGATTTCCTATTGGGGCTGTTCGATCAGGCCCGCGCGGACGCGGCGGGGTGGCGCAAGGTCGCGGATGCGGCAGATGCCGCCGGGGCGCGGCTTGGCGGCACGCGCGTGGCATTGACGTACAAGCCGAGCGAGGCCTCGCATACCATCGAGTTTCGGGGGTATGCGTACCAGAAGAGGGCGTCGGAGATTTCCGGGGCCACATGGCTGTCGTACGACGAATCGAAGCCCGAGATCTGGCGGGTGCCCCTGTTCGACACGGCGGAGCCGGCGTTGACGGTGGATGCTCCGGCGGCCGGGTACGTGGTGCCGGCGGCGCATGCCGAATGGGTTGGGGCCAAGCTTCGCACGCACGGGCTGCAGTACCAGGTGATGACGGCGGCGCGGCCGCACTTTTCCGTGGGCGCATTTCGCGCGGAGGAGGTGACCCCCGGCAAGTCGTTCGAGGGGCACACGCCGGTGACGGTCAAGGGCTCGTGGAAAACGGAGGCGCAGGATCTTCCCAAGGGCTCTCTCTTCGTTCCCATTGCGCAGCCGCGCGCGCGGGTGTTGCTGCACTTGTTCGAGCCGCTTGCACCGGATTCGCTGGTGGCGTGGGGCTTCTTCAATGGTGCCTTCGAGCAAAAAGAGTACATGGAGGATTACGTCGCCGAGGAAGAAGCGCGCAAAATGATTGCGGCTAATCCATCGCTGAAGACGGAATTCGACGCGCGCCTGAAAGATCCGAAATTCGCGGCCGATCCAAAAGCACGCCTGGACTTCTTCTACCAGCGCCACCCCTCATGGGACGAGCGCATGAACCTGGTCCCGATCTACCGCGTAGCCACGTCGCCGATGTAA
- a CDS encoding carboxymuconolactone decarboxylase family protein — translation MAIQTGFVVHTAETAPEGSRPFLVGAKEQFGFVPTPMAKMASSPVVLESFLSNLPIFEKSSLSPIEREVVIMAVAVHNGCHYCVPMHTAILKRMDAPEDLINALRDGTRIGNPKLQALAEFTRRVLQTRGHAGETAVSAFYDAGFNQQNALDVVLGVSVFTLTTYAIALTEPKLDPAFEPFKWTPPAGK, via the coding sequence ATGGCTATCCAAACCGGCTTCGTCGTTCACACCGCAGAAACAGCCCCCGAGGGGTCACGCCCCTTCCTGGTGGGCGCCAAAGAGCAGTTCGGATTCGTTCCCACCCCCATGGCCAAAATGGCCAGCTCGCCCGTCGTGCTGGAGTCATTTCTGTCCAACCTCCCCATTTTCGAGAAGAGCAGCCTGTCACCCATCGAGCGCGAAGTGGTGATCATGGCGGTCGCCGTTCATAACGGCTGTCACTATTGCGTGCCCATGCACACCGCGATCCTCAAGCGCATGGATGCGCCGGAGGACCTCATCAATGCGCTTCGCGATGGCACGCGTATTGGCAACCCCAAGCTGCAGGCCTTGGCGGAGTTCACCCGCCGCGTTCTGCAGACGCGCGGTCACGCGGGCGAGACCGCCGTGTCGGCGTTCTACGACGCGGGCTTCAACCAGCAGAACGCACTGGACGTCGTGTTGGGCGTTTCCGTGTTCACCCTCACGACCTATGCCATCGCCCTGACGGAGCCGAAGCTCGACCCTGCCTTCGAGCCCTTCAAGTGGACACCCCCCGCAGGTAAGTGA
- a CDS encoding DOMON domain-containing protein, whose product MKSNGKTKKATAAGVTFEWQIHGNVLQGRMTASTLGWVTVGFNRVRDLRGTRLVMGYVKDGRTVVEEHLADPPNHRPMTALGGRNAVRSSHGTESGRTTSIDFEIDLDSGDKFSVPLAEGQRYYVTFAWSHEDDLYHHSANRTAIELVL is encoded by the coding sequence ATGAAGTCAAACGGGAAGACGAAGAAAGCGACGGCTGCCGGTGTGACCTTCGAGTGGCAGATCCACGGCAACGTTCTCCAAGGTCGGATGACTGCGTCCACGTTGGGATGGGTCACCGTCGGTTTCAATCGTGTGCGCGATCTGCGCGGCACGCGCCTGGTCATGGGCTACGTCAAAGACGGCCGCACGGTGGTCGAAGAGCACCTCGCCGACCCCCCGAACCACCGCCCCATGACCGCCCTGGGCGGACGCAACGCCGTGCGCTCGAGCCATGGTACCGAGTCGGGGAGGACGACGAGCATCGACTTCGAGATCGATCTCGATAGCGGCGACAAGTTCAGCGTGCCGCTCGCGGAGGGCCAACGCTACTACGTGACGTTCGCTTGGAGCCACGAGGACGATTTGTATCACCACTCCGCCAACAGGACGGCGATTGAGCTCGTGCTCTGA
- a CDS encoding sigma 54-interacting transcriptional regulator, which translates to MTQFAQNGTSAFEDRTGRVPGVPEEPAQDAHGRAVRPKPPPSYVLRVIKGPDMGKSLVLDWSRTAKAVVGHAPSCELRITDARVARRHLSLSPEENCNALRLVDGRSSEGTRVGGIRVVEALLEGGETIELGGTTLRLMRAGELQAGAVEGDRFGRVLGQSNAMRKLFTACEALSVSMLPVILEGETGTGKDALAEAIHDASTRAWGPLVFFDCAAHDETTEIEALFGSPQGAGALERAVGGTLVIDEIGQLGGEAQRRLTASLERGEIWRAGENVPVRADVRVIATTRSDLDLLVTARAFREELLFRLAGARIQVPPLRQRHGDVELLARHFWRTSGGEGELPKHFLIRLARHDWPGNVHELEHAISRATTLGQDDNLEFHLGERTRPIDFIEYLITQGLPMRRARQLLIREFEKRFVDRAVRDHNGNVSRAAMASGMTRRYFHMIMAKDRR; encoded by the coding sequence ATGACCCAATTTGCGCAAAACGGAACGTCGGCATTCGAAGATCGCACCGGGCGTGTGCCGGGTGTGCCCGAAGAGCCGGCACAAGACGCGCACGGACGAGCGGTCCGTCCCAAACCACCGCCCTCGTACGTCTTGCGCGTCATCAAAGGGCCCGACATGGGCAAAAGTCTGGTTCTCGATTGGAGTAGAACGGCGAAAGCCGTCGTGGGTCACGCGCCTTCGTGCGAATTGAGAATCACCGATGCGCGCGTCGCACGACGGCACCTATCCTTGAGCCCCGAGGAAAATTGCAACGCCCTGCGCCTGGTCGATGGCCGCTCGAGCGAGGGGACGCGGGTGGGTGGCATTCGCGTCGTCGAAGCCCTCTTGGAAGGCGGCGAGACCATCGAGCTCGGAGGAACCACGCTCCGACTCATGCGCGCGGGCGAACTGCAGGCGGGCGCGGTGGAGGGCGACCGTTTCGGTCGTGTGCTCGGGCAGAGCAATGCCATGCGCAAACTGTTTACGGCATGCGAGGCGCTCAGCGTGTCCATGCTGCCGGTCATTCTCGAAGGCGAAACGGGTACAGGCAAAGACGCGCTGGCGGAAGCCATTCACGATGCCTCGACGCGCGCGTGGGGCCCGCTCGTCTTTTTCGACTGTGCGGCGCACGACGAGACCACGGAGATCGAGGCGCTCTTCGGCAGTCCCCAGGGCGCGGGCGCACTCGAACGAGCCGTGGGCGGGACCTTGGTCATCGACGAGATTGGCCAATTGGGCGGCGAGGCGCAGCGCCGGCTGACGGCGAGCCTCGAACGCGGGGAGATCTGGCGCGCCGGGGAGAATGTGCCGGTGCGGGCCGACGTGCGCGTCATTGCGACGACGCGTTCCGATCTGGACCTCCTGGTGACCGCGCGCGCCTTCCGCGAGGAGCTACTCTTTCGCCTGGCCGGGGCACGCATTCAAGTGCCGCCGCTGCGCCAGCGCCACGGCGACGTGGAGCTGCTCGCGCGACACTTCTGGCGCACCTCCGGCGGGGAGGGCGAATTGCCGAAGCACTTCCTCATCCGGCTAGCGCGCCACGATTGGCCGGGCAACGTGCACGAGTTGGAGCACGCCATCTCGCGCGCAACGACCTTGGGCCAAGACGACAATCTCGAGTTTCATCTGGGAGAGCGCACCCGCCCCATCGATTTCATCGAGTACCTCATCACCCAAGGATTGCCCATGCGCCGCGCGCGCCAACTTCTCATTCGCGAATTCGAGAAGCGCTTCGTCGATCGCGCAGTGCGCGATCACAACGGCAACGTGAGCAGGGCGGCTATGGCCTCGGGAATGACCCGCCGCTATTTTCATATGATCATGGCAAAGGATAGGCGTTAG
- a CDS encoding LysR family transcriptional regulator, with amino-acid sequence MFVFVRLVETGSFSRAAQELATSPATVSRRLSRLEEHLEVHLVHRTTRHFALTEAGWLFYERAREILRAVENAERSIKTMNNVAAGSLRVSASTAFGAMHLGPLLPEFIDRHPGLRVELILEDRYVDLVAEGFDVAVRIGGEWASNLRSRRLSRERAIVCAAPAYLDRRGIPSTPAELEGHTLLRHTVVPRWLFRVDGSIVEVESGTNIVCNNVTVLREAAIRGLGLAYLPHFALIDSLAKGELVGVLENYAAHEIAIDALYAPTPFSAAKVRAYIDFLVEKVPERLGVLDGASTPTTNAYPLP; translated from the coding sequence TTGTTCGTTTTCGTGCGTCTCGTGGAAACGGGCTCGTTTTCGCGTGCGGCGCAGGAGCTTGCGACCAGCCCCGCCACGGTGAGCCGGCGATTGTCTCGATTGGAGGAGCACCTCGAGGTGCACCTGGTTCATCGAACGACGCGTCACTTTGCCCTCACCGAGGCCGGCTGGCTCTTTTACGAGCGGGCGCGCGAGATCTTGCGGGCCGTGGAGAACGCCGAGCGCTCCATCAAAACGATGAACAACGTGGCCGCGGGCAGTCTGCGCGTCAGCGCATCGACGGCATTCGGGGCCATGCACCTCGGGCCCTTGCTGCCCGAGTTCATCGACCGGCACCCCGGATTGAGGGTGGAGCTCATTCTGGAGGACCGCTACGTCGACCTCGTCGCCGAAGGCTTCGACGTGGCCGTCCGCATCGGCGGGGAGTGGGCCTCCAATCTGCGAAGCCGCCGACTTTCACGCGAGCGCGCCATCGTCTGCGCCGCCCCCGCGTACCTCGATCGCCGTGGGATCCCCAGCACGCCCGCCGAATTGGAAGGGCACACGCTTCTGCGTCACACCGTCGTTCCGCGGTGGCTGTTTCGCGTGGACGGCAGCATCGTCGAGGTCGAATCGGGCACCAACATCGTTTGCAACAACGTGACGGTTCTTCGCGAGGCTGCAATTCGGGGGCTCGGCTTGGCCTACCTGCCGCACTTTGCCCTCATCGATTCGCTGGCGAAAGGGGAGCTCGTGGGGGTGCTCGAGAATTACGCGGCGCATGAAATCGCCATCGATGCACTCTATGCACCGACGCCGTTCAGCGCCGCGAAAGTACGCGCCTACATCGATTTTCTGGTGGAGAAGGTCCCCGAACGCCTCGGTGTGCTCGATGGCGCCTCCACCCCGACGACTAACGCCTATCCTTTGCCATGA
- a CDS encoding methylated-DNA--[protein]-cysteine S-methyltransferase has translation MTAHGFALFETAIGRCGIAWGERGVASVQLPEAREADTRARMLRRFPGAQELPPSPEVQRAVEAIVALLRGERTDLADIPLDMNGVSPFYQRVYEVARTIAPGATLSYGEVATRLGSPGSARAVGQALGRNPFPIVVPCHRVLAAGGKMGGFSANGGITTKLKLLTIEGARHEGARSFDADEAIAHLRAKDARLGRLFDKVGPFRMRVDETPSIFLALAESIVYQQLTTKAAATIFARVRALFPHAAEGFAPEHVLRASDEKLRGAGLSRAKLLALRDLAQRAKDGELPTLDDVRGMTDETIIERLTEVRGIGRWTVEMLLIFRLGRPDVLPVDDYGIRKGFMLAFGKSEMPERKALEKYGTRWKPYRSVASWYLWRALEATWP, from the coding sequence ATGACCGCACATGGGTTTGCACTGTTCGAGACGGCCATTGGTCGATGCGGCATCGCGTGGGGGGAGCGCGGTGTCGCATCGGTGCAGCTTCCCGAGGCACGCGAGGCCGACACGCGGGCGCGCATGCTTCGGCGATTTCCGGGCGCGCAGGAATTGCCCCCGTCTCCGGAGGTGCAGCGCGCGGTCGAAGCCATCGTAGCGCTGCTTCGCGGCGAGCGGACCGATCTCGCGGACATCCCGCTGGACATGAACGGCGTGTCGCCGTTTTACCAGCGCGTGTACGAGGTCGCGCGCACCATTGCACCGGGGGCCACGCTCTCGTATGGCGAGGTGGCCACGCGGCTTGGTTCGCCGGGCTCGGCGCGTGCGGTGGGGCAGGCCCTCGGGCGAAACCCGTTTCCCATCGTGGTCCCGTGCCATCGCGTCCTCGCGGCCGGCGGCAAGATGGGCGGCTTTTCGGCGAACGGTGGCATCACCACGAAATTGAAGCTGCTTACGATCGAGGGCGCCCGGCACGAAGGCGCGCGCAGCTTCGACGCCGACGAGGCCATTGCGCATTTGCGCGCCAAGGATGCACGCCTCGGACGCCTTTTCGACAAGGTGGGCCCTTTTCGCATGCGCGTCGACGAGACGCCGAGCATCTTCCTCGCGCTGGCCGAATCCATCGTGTACCAGCAGCTCACCACGAAGGCCGCGGCCACCATCTTCGCGCGGGTGCGTGCCCTCTTCCCGCATGCGGCCGAAGGCTTCGCGCCCGAGCACGTCTTGCGCGCATCCGACGAAAAACTCCGCGGCGCCGGCCTCTCGCGTGCCAAGCTTCTCGCCCTGCGCGACCTCGCCCAAAGGGCAAAAGATGGCGAGCTTCCCACCTTGGACGACGTTCGAGGCATGACCGACGAGACGATCATCGAGCGCCTCACCGAGGTCCGCGGCATTGGCCGGTGGACCGTGGAAATGCTGCTCATCTTCCGTCTCGGCCGGCCCGACGTCCTCCCCGTGGACGACTACGGCATCCGCAAAGGCTTCATGCTCGCGTTCGGAAAGAGTGAAATGCCCGAGCGCAAGGCCCTGGAAAAGTACGGAACCCGCTGGAAACCGTACCGCTCGGTGGCAAGTTGGTACTTATGGCGGGCCCTGGAGGCGACCTGGCCCTAG
- a CDS encoding AraC family transcriptional regulator gives MKAKVLFSSTSSASVGSSPSMASVVDCVCDAAPGDTPFVELHTGYSVNYVRRGSFGYKSRGQSFELVAGSLLIGNKGDEFMCTHEHTGGGDECLSFKLAPALVDTLGDRSEIWRTGRVPPLPELMVLGELAQAAADGTSDIGIDEAGVLLATRFVEIITGKKRPVFGPPDTWARDRRRAVEAALWLDAHSHQEIDLEAAAKEAGLSSFHFLRLFSKVLGVTPHQYLVRSRLRRAARLLADDGQSITEIAYGVGFGDLSNFVRTFHRAAGVSPRAFRRAAKGDRAILRDRLGA, from the coding sequence ATGAAGGCCAAGGTTCTTTTTTCGTCGACCTCGTCAGCCTCGGTCGGTTCGTCGCCTTCCATGGCGTCGGTGGTGGACTGCGTGTGCGACGCCGCGCCGGGCGACACGCCCTTCGTCGAGTTGCACACGGGCTACTCCGTCAATTACGTGCGCCGTGGAAGCTTTGGCTACAAATCGCGGGGCCAGTCCTTCGAGCTGGTCGCGGGCTCGCTGCTCATTGGCAACAAGGGCGACGAGTTCATGTGCACGCACGAGCACACCGGCGGGGGCGACGAGTGCCTCTCCTTCAAACTGGCCCCCGCGCTGGTCGACACCCTAGGCGACCGCAGCGAAATCTGGCGCACCGGCCGCGTTCCCCCGCTGCCCGAGTTGATGGTCCTCGGCGAGCTCGCGCAGGCCGCCGCCGACGGCACGAGCGACATTGGCATCGACGAAGCGGGGGTGCTTCTGGCCACCCGATTCGTCGAAATCATCACCGGGAAAAAGCGCCCCGTTTTCGGTCCGCCCGACACCTGGGCCCGCGATCGCCGCCGCGCCGTCGAGGCCGCCCTCTGGCTGGACGCCCACTCGCACCAAGAAATCGATTTGGAGGCCGCCGCCAAAGAAGCGGGCCTCAGCTCGTTCCACTTCCTGCGCCTCTTTTCCAAAGTGCTCGGCGTCACACCGCACCAATATTTGGTCCGCTCCCGCCTTCGCCGCGCCGCCCGCCTCCTCGCCGACGATGGTCAATCGATCACCGAAATCGCTTATGGCGTCGGCTTCGGCGATTTATCCAACTTCGTGCGCACCTTCCACCGCGCCGCCGGCGTCTCCCCCCGCGCCTTCCGCCGCGCCGCCAAAGGCGACCGCGCCATCCTCCGCGACCGCCTCGGCGCATAG
- a CDS encoding DMT family transporter, with protein sequence MHRSFWIIASAVCFGTGLTVSRLGLAAFSPLVYTGLRLLVALGAFAVLSLVRRRVPPRDARLWIPALCLGITGTALPMLSIVSALQMVSSGVAAIIATCGPAFAVVFAHIALPDEKLNVRKALGIAVAVAGAASLALQRETGLGTSSGQGNLLGYGLLALALAASHASLVLTRKYLRNYALSDVVRIQILAATAVLAPFVVTGLDLERVHDPAMAWFSVLFGGIVGTFLAFSSRFHVLRTFGATDAAAIDYVVPIVASAGGVIIADETVTLPMLAGVCAIFAGVALLQGRSPKKPQKVFEETFVSTFEEPNS encoded by the coding sequence ATGCACCGCTCCTTTTGGATCATCGCATCGGCGGTTTGCTTCGGCACCGGTTTGACCGTATCGCGGCTCGGGCTGGCGGCTTTCTCGCCGTTGGTCTACACCGGGTTGCGGCTTCTCGTCGCCCTCGGTGCGTTCGCCGTCCTGTCCTTGGTGCGAAGGCGCGTTCCGCCGCGCGATGCGCGCCTTTGGATTCCTGCGCTTTGTTTGGGCATCACCGGCACGGCGCTGCCGATGTTGAGCATCGTCTCCGCGCTGCAGATGGTGTCGAGCGGTGTGGCCGCCATCATTGCCACGTGCGGTCCGGCGTTCGCGGTGGTCTTTGCCCATATCGCGTTACCGGACGAGAAATTGAACGTGCGAAAAGCGCTGGGCATTGCGGTGGCGGTGGCCGGCGCCGCCAGCCTCGCGCTGCAACGTGAAACGGGATTGGGCACATCGTCCGGGCAGGGCAATCTACTTGGATATGGCCTCTTGGCGCTCGCCCTCGCGGCGAGCCACGCGTCGCTGGTGCTAACGCGGAAGTATCTGCGCAACTATGCGCTTTCCGACGTCGTGCGCATCCAGATCCTCGCGGCCACCGCGGTGCTCGCCCCCTTCGTCGTCACGGGGCTGGATCTGGAGCGCGTGCACGATCCGGCCATGGCCTGGTTCAGTGTTCTATTCGGTGGCATCGTCGGCACGTTCCTGGCGTTCTCGTCGCGCTTCCACGTGTTGCGCACGTTCGGTGCGACGGATGCGGCGGCCATCGATTACGTCGTGCCCATCGTGGCGTCGGCGGGTGGAGTCATCATTGCCGACGAGACGGTCACCTTGCCGATGCTCGCGGGCGTCTGTGCGATTTTTGCGGGGGTGGCGCTCCTTCAGGGAAGGAGTCCCAAGAAACCGCAAAAGGTATTCGAAGAAACATTCGTTTCCACTTTCGAGGAGCCTAATTCATGA
- a CDS encoding aminotransferase class III-fold pyridoxal phosphate-dependent enzyme: protein MSLSDAQKKYLNQFVDAYVSKSRASRERREQGWPKLADPRSSSGFSSRLPPVVRDFWLATKRLRYPLVGVRCEGAYVWDLDGNRYTDFAFGFGVHLFGHRPKFLVDAITERVAQGTPMGFQSETAAEVAAAISNLTGDERVAFSNTGTEAVMTATRLARAATGRSKIVVFADSYHGSHDDVVSAIDFTLGIAPNHLADSIVLKYGDPKSLETIEQRADEIAAVLVEPVQARHPELQPAAFLHELRAITARRGIVLVFDDVLLGFRVHQGGSQAYFDIRADLATYGKVIGGGMPIGIIAGKPEYMNLIDGGPWQFDGDEYPKVDKIWFAGTFNKNPLTMATTKAMVERLTAEGPALQEGLNRRAAALTDGLGAWLETEGFPIRIARYGSMFKFVMPPHATLLIQHLHMRGIFTWEGMVFFLSPAHSDADLASFEDAVKDSLLTMRKGGYLV, encoded by the coding sequence ATGAGCCTTAGCGACGCCCAGAAAAAATACCTGAACCAGTTCGTCGACGCCTACGTTTCCAAGAGCCGCGCCTCGCGCGAGCGCCGCGAGCAAGGTTGGCCCAAGCTCGCCGATCCGCGGTCTTCGAGCGGCTTTTCCTCGCGCTTGCCGCCCGTCGTTCGCGATTTCTGGCTGGCCACGAAGCGTCTGCGATACCCCCTCGTGGGTGTGCGCTGTGAGGGGGCGTACGTGTGGGACCTCGACGGAAATCGCTATACGGATTTCGCATTTGGATTCGGCGTTCATCTCTTCGGGCACCGGCCCAAGTTTCTCGTCGATGCCATCACCGAGCGCGTGGCGCAGGGAACCCCCATGGGCTTCCAATCGGAGACGGCCGCGGAGGTCGCCGCCGCCATTTCCAACCTGACCGGCGACGAGCGCGTGGCCTTCTCCAACACGGGCACCGAGGCCGTGATGACCGCCACCCGCCTGGCCCGCGCCGCCACCGGCCGGTCCAAAATCGTGGTCTTCGCGGACTCCTACCACGGCTCGCACGACGACGTGGTGAGCGCCATCGACTTCACCTTGGGCATCGCCCCGAATCACCTGGCCGACTCCATCGTTCTCAAATATGGGGACCCCAAGAGCCTCGAAACCATCGAGCAGCGCGCCGACGAAATTGCCGCGGTGCTCGTCGAGCCCGTGCAAGCACGCCACCCCGAGCTGCAGCCTGCTGCATTTTTGCACGAGCTGCGCGCCATCACCGCGCGCCGCGGAATCGTCCTGGTCTTCGATGACGTGCTCCTGGGCTTCCGCGTCCATCAGGGCGGCAGCCAGGCTTATTTCGATATTCGCGCGGACCTCGCCACCTACGGCAAGGTCATTGGCGGGGGCATGCCCATCGGCATCATCGCCGGCAAGCCGGAATACATGAACCTCATCGACGGCGGGCCTTGGCAATTCGACGGCGACGAATACCCCAAGGTCGACAAGATCTGGTTCGCCGGCACCTTCAACAAGAACCCGCTGACCATGGCCACCACCAAAGCCATGGTCGAGCGCCTCACGGCCGAGGGCCCCGCCTTGCAAGAGGGCTTGAACCGCCGGGCCGCGGCCCTCACCGACGGCCTTGGCGCATGGCTGGAGACGGAGGGATTCCCGATTCGCATCGCGCGCTATGGCTCGATGTTCAAATTCGTCATGCCTCCGCACGCCACGTTGCTCATTCAGCATTTGCACATGCGCGGCATCTTCACCTGGGAAGGAATGGTCTTCTTCTTGTCGCCGGCCCATTCCGATGCGGATCTCGCATCCTTCGAGGACGCGGTGAAGGACAGCCTTTTGACCATGCGCAAGGGCGGATACCTCGTCTGA